Proteins from one Mesoplasma sp. JKS002658 genomic window:
- the plsX gene encoding phosphate acyltransferase PlsX translates to MIKIAFDVMGSDKGSKVALEAGLKFLSTHDDLELVFYGDETEIKAHLFALKKYKVDPVRYSIVPTNEVIDVHGSILDVRRKKDASIVRALEAVKNNSVDAMLTGGPSAAFIAGAQIIIGNLPGVKRSGFMPTIPSNVDNKVLLLLDAGANLENSPEELLQYAQMATVYSRSVNKIEKPLVGLMNIGEEEGKGKELQKEAYKLLSADKSINFYGNLEPRELLVGKVDVLVTDGFSGNIALKTAEGAAKSIFREVKNQVKKSIFRKMALVGMIPTFKAIAKKFDYKNHAGAILLGINGIVFKSHGSSDVRSFEATLRMTYQAVKNEVLVNLVEGMDKQNHDQEN, encoded by the coding sequence ATGATTAAAATTGCTTTTGATGTCATGGGCTCAGATAAAGGTTCAAAGGTTGCGCTTGAAGCGGGATTGAAGTTTTTATCGACTCATGATGATTTAGAACTAGTTTTTTATGGTGATGAAACTGAAATTAAAGCGCATCTTTTTGCTTTGAAAAAATACAAGGTTGACCCGGTTCGTTATTCAATTGTTCCTACCAATGAAGTAATTGATGTTCATGGATCAATTTTAGACGTTCGTCGCAAAAAAGATGCTTCAATTGTACGTGCTTTAGAAGCGGTCAAAAATAATAGCGTTGATGCGATGCTCACAGGAGGACCAAGTGCTGCTTTTATTGCAGGAGCACAAATTATTATTGGTAACCTTCCTGGGGTTAAACGTTCGGGATTTATGCCTACAATTCCTTCTAATGTTGATAACAAGGTTTTGTTATTATTGGATGCTGGTGCTAATTTAGAAAATAGTCCCGAAGAATTATTGCAATATGCACAAATGGCAACAGTTTATTCTCGCAGTGTTAATAAAATTGAAAAACCTTTGGTTGGTTTAATGAATATTGGTGAAGAAGAGGGTAAAGGAAAAGAGTTGCAAAAAGAAGCATATAAACTCTTAAGTGCTGATAAAAGCATTAATTTCTATGGTAATTTAGAACCTCGCGAACTTTTGGTAGGAAAAGTTGATGTCTTAGTCACTGACGGATTTTCAGGAAATATTGCCTTAAAAACTGCTGAAGGGGCTGCAAAAAGTATTTTTAGAGAAGTTAAAAACCAAGTTAAGAAGTCAATTTTTAGAAAAATGGCACTTGTTGGAATGATTCCTACCTTTAAAGCGATAGCTAAAAAATTTGACTATAAAAATCATGCAGGAGCAATTTTGTTAGGAATTAATGGGATTGTTTTTAAATCACATGGTTCAAGTGATGTGCGTTCGTTTGAAGCAACTTTACGGATGACTTATCAAGCAGTGAAAAACGAAGTTTTAGTTAATTTAGTTGAAGGAATGGATAAACAAAATCATGACCAAGAAAATTAA
- the rnc gene encoding ribonuclease III yields MTKKINSSKFEDYFETTFQIKINDHCYYDQALTHNSYANENKLDYTYQRLEFLGDAILQEYMSLYFYKNNPRVDEGKLTKERSNAVREETLAGVMRRIGLNRYIRLGNGEMASGGNDKPSILADVFESITAAIYLDNEANGSADQVIKQWLKQTLITYISQSEYLESIKDYKSELQELIQAENRSDLQYIVKSHHPVENNSIEYIVEVKLDGQVYGEGTGLSKQAAEQQAAKNCLEKLRRK; encoded by the coding sequence ATGACCAAGAAAATTAATTCATCTAAGTTTGAAGACTATTTTGAAACTACTTTTCAAATTAAAATTAATGATCACTGTTATTATGATCAAGCTTTAACCCATAATTCTTATGCTAATGAAAATAAATTAGACTATACGTATCAGCGGTTAGAATTTTTAGGTGATGCAATCTTGCAAGAGTATATGTCGCTCTACTTTTATAAGAACAATCCCAGAGTTGATGAAGGAAAGCTTACTAAAGAGCGTTCTAATGCTGTCCGAGAAGAAACATTAGCAGGAGTGATGCGCAGGATTGGTTTGAATCGTTATATTCGTTTGGGTAATGGTGAGATGGCAAGCGGAGGAAATGATAAACCTTCAATTCTTGCTGATGTTTTCGAATCAATCACAGCAGCAATTTATTTAGATAACGAAGCTAATGGTAGTGCTGATCAAGTTATTAAACAATGATTAAAACAAACTTTGATTACCTATATTTCCCAAAGTGAATATCTTGAATCAATCAAGGATTATAAATCCGAACTTCAAGAATTAATTCAAGCAGAAAATCGTAGTGATTTGCAGTATATTGTTAAATCGCATCACCCAGTTGAAAATAATAGTATTGAGTATATAGTCGAAGTTAAGTTGGACGGACAAGTTTATGGTGAGGGAACGGGTCTTTCTAAACAAGCTGCTGAGCAACAAGCGGCTAAAAATTGTTTAGAGAAACTGAGAAGAAAATAA